The genomic interval CCGAGGCGTTGTTGGCGACGACTCCGCCGATCGTGCAGGCGATGGCGCTCGCCGGGTCCGGGCCCAGCAGCCTGCCGTACCGGGCGAGGGCCGCGTTGGCCCGCACGACCGTCGTCCCCGGGCGGATACGGGCGCGGGCGCCGTCCTCCAGGACCTCGATGCCCGCCCAGTTCCGCCGGACGTCGACGAGGATGTCCTCGCCCTGGGCCTGGCCGTTGAGGCTGGTGCCGGCGGCGCGGAAGACCACGTTGCGGCCCTTGCCGTGCGCGTACGACAGGATCGCGGAGATGTCGTCCAGGTCCTCGGGGACGACCACCACCTGGGGCACGAAGCGGTACGGGCTGGCGTCCGAGGCGTACTTCACCAGGTCGGAGACCTTCCAGAGCACCTTGTCCGCGCCGAGCAGGGCGGTCAGCTCGGTGCGCAGTGTCTCCGGGGTGCCCGGCGCCTGCGCGTCGGGGACGCGGTCGTGGGAGGGCGGGCGGACCGCGGCGGGGCGCAGGGTGTCGGGGTCGGGCTCCAGCAGCGGCATGGTGGTTCTCCTCGGCGGTTCGTCGGTCCGGCGGCTCGGCGCCGCGTCCCGTGACCGGTCAGCAGCGGCGCTCCGGCATTCCGTCGACCAGGGCGGTCAGCAGGCCGCCGAGCACCTCGCGCTGGCCGGCGGTCAATGGAGCAAGGATCTCCTCCGCGGCCGCCCGGCGCGCGTCACGCAGCGAGCGGAGCGTGGCGATGCCCTCGTCCGTGATCTCGATCCTGACCACCCTACGACTGTCCGGATCGGGGACGCGGCGCACCCTGCCGCTCGCCTCCAGGGCGTCCACCAGCGTGGTCACGGCGCGGGGGACCACGTCGAGGCGCTGCGCGAGATCCGCCATCCGGGGCGGTCCGTCGTAATGGGCGACGGTCCGCAGCAGCCGGAACTGCGCGGGGGTGATGCCGATCGGCTCCAGCTGGCGGCCCTGGATGCGCTGGAGCCTGCGGGTGAGCCGCAGCAGCTGTTCGGCGAGCATGCCGTCGGGGTCGGGGGAGTCCATGGGAGGAACAGTATCAGGACTTGGTTCATTGTGAGTAGGGGTAACAATGAGCTATGCTCTCATTCGGCTCGACTGTCACGGTCGCGATCCCCGCGTCCGGGCGGCCCCGCCCGCCCCATTGCCGCACGTCCGACGAAGGAGCCCATGAAACCCGACGAACCCATGTGGACACCCCCGCCCAAGGACGCCGCCCAGCCGCCCGTCGAGCTGCGCCGCATCCTCCGCCTCTTCCGCCCGTACCGCGGCCGCCTCGCGGTGGTCGGACTGCTCGTCGGCGCCTCCTCGCTGGTGTCGGTCGCCTCGCCGTTCCTGCTGCGCGAGATCCTGGACACCGCCCTCCCGCAGGGCCGGACCGGGCTGCTCACGCTGCTCGCCCTCGGCATGGTCCTCACCGCCGTGATGAACAGCGTCTTCGGTGTGCTCCAGACGCTCATCTCCACCACCGTCGGCCAGCGCGTGATGCACGACCTCCGCACGGCCGTCTACACCCAGCTCCAGCGGATGCCGCTCGCCTTCTTCACCCGGACCCGTACGGGTGAGGTCCAGTCCCGGATCGCGAACGACATCGGGGGCATGCAGGCCACCGTCACCTCGACGGCGACCTCGCTCGTCTCCAACCTCACCGCGGTCATCGCCACCGTCGTCGCCATGCTCGCGCTCGACTGGCGGCTCACCGTCGTCTCGCTGCTCCTGCTGCCCGTCTTCGTCTGGATCAGCCGCCGGGTCGGCCGCGAGCGCAAGAAGATCACCACCCAGCGCCAGAAGCAGATGGCCGCCATGGCCGCCACCGTCACCGAGTCGCTGTCCGTCAGCGGCATCCTGCTCGGCCGCACGATGGGCCGCTCCGACTCGCTCACCCAGAGTTTCTCCGAGGAGTCCGAGCGGCTGGTCGACCTCGAAGTGCGCTCCAGCATGGCCGGACGCTGGCGGATGTCCACGATCGGCATCGTCATGGCCGCCATGCCGGCCGTCATCTACTGGGCCGCCGGCATGGCCCTCCAGTCCGGCGGGCCCGCCGTCTCGATCGGCACCCTGGTCGCCTTCGTCTCCCTCCAGCAGGGCCTCTTCCGCCCCGCCGTGAGCCTGCTCTCCACCGGGGTGCAGATGCAGACGTCCCTCGCGCTCTTCCAGCGGATCTTCGAATACCTCGACCTCACCGTGGACATCACGGAGCCGGAGAACCCGGTGCGCCTGGAGAAGATCCGCGGCGAGGTCCGCTTCGAGAACGTGGACTTCAGCTACGACGAGAAGAGCGGCCCGACCCTCAGCGGCGTCGACGTCACCGTGCCCGCCGGAGCCGCACTGGCCGTCGTCGGGCCCACGGGCTCCGGCAAGTCCACCCTCAGCTACCTGGTGCCCCGGCTCTACGACGTGACCGGCGGCCGGGTGACCCTCGACGGGGTCGACGTGCGCGACCTCGACTTCGACACCCTCGCCCGCGCGGTCGGCGTCGTCTCGCAGGAGACATACCTCTTCCACGCCTCGGTCGCCGAGAACCTGCGCTTCGCGAAACCGGACGCCACCGACGAGGAGATCGAGGCGGCGGCCCGCGCCGCGCAGATCCACGACCACATCGCCTCACTGCCCGACGGCTACGACACCCTCGTCGGCGAGCGCGGATACCGCTTCTCCGGCGGCGAGAAGCAGCGCCTCGCCATCGCGCGGACCATCCTGCGCGACCCGCCGGTGCTGATCCTGGACGAGGCGACGAGCGCGCTCGACACCCGTACGGAACACGCCGTGCAGGAGGCCATCGACGCGCTCTCCGCCGGACGCACCACGATCACCATCGCCCACCGGCTCTCCACCGTCCGCGACGCCGACCAGATCGTCGTCCTCGACGGCGGCCGCACGGCGGAGCGCGGCACCCACGAGGAGCTGCTCCGGCTCGACGGACGGTACGCGGCACTGGTCCGCCGGGACACGGAGATGGCCCCCGTGGCGGGCTGACCGGGAGGCTTGCCGCCGGGCATGGCGTCCCCGGCCCCGGGACCGGCGCGGGTTAGCGTGCCCGCATGGCGCACGAGACCCCGGATCCCCCGCCCCCGGTCACCCCGCCCCGCCGCCGCACGCGCCTGACCCGGCGCGGCCGCCTGACGCTGTTCATCGGCTCCCTGCTCGTCCTCGTCGTGGCCGCAGCGGTGCTCGTCCCCCTGCTCACACGAGAAACCAAGACCGAGGAAACACCCCGCACACTGGTGATCCCCGAGGGCCGCCGGGCGCCCCAGGTCTACGAGGCCGTCGACCAAGCCCTCGGCGTACCCGCCGGCACCACCGCCGCAGCCGCGCCGACATCGGACCTGCCGCTCCCGGCCGCCGCTAAGGGGAACCCCGAGGGCTACCTCTACCCGGCGACGTACCCGGTCACCTCCGCGACCACCCCGAAGAGCCTGCTGCGCTACATGACCGACACGGCGGGCCGGCACTTCGGCGCCGACCACATCACGGCGGGCGCCCGCCGCAACGACGTGACCGTGTACCAGACGGTGACCATCGCCAGCATCGTCCAGGCCGAGGCGGACACCGAGGCCGACATGGGCAAGGTCGCCCGCGTCATCCACAACCGCCTGGACCGGGGCATGCCCCTCCAGATGGACTCCACCCTCAACTACGCGCTGAACCGCAGCACCCTGGACACCACCACCGGCGACACCAAGCTCGCCAGCCCCTACAACAGCTACGCCCACAAGGGACTCCCGCCCACGCCCATCGGCAACCCGGGCGAACAGGCGATGACCGCCGCGATCACCCCCACCCCGGGCCCCTGGCTGTACTTCGTCACGGTGGCCCCGGGCGACACCCGCTTCACGGACGACTACGCGGAACAGCAGCGGAACGTGGCGGAGTTCAACCGGAACCGCGGGGGAGGGGGATGAGAGCGGGCCCCGGCCTCAGACCAGGGCGGGCGCCTTCGCGGGCCCCGCAGGCACCCCGTCCCGCACCAGCGCGATGATCTCCCGCACGGCGGCACGCCCGGCACGGTTGGCGCCGATCGTGCTGGCGGAGGGGCCGTAGCCGACGAGGTGGATACGCGGGTCGCGCACGGCCCTGGTGCCCTCTACCCGGATACCGCCGCCGCGTTCCCGCAACCGCAGCGGGGCGAGATGGTCGATGGCCGCGCGGAAGCCGGTGGCCCAGAGGATGACGTCGGCCTCGATGTGGCGGCCGTCGTCCCAGGCGACCCCGGAGGGCGTGATCCGGTCGAACATGGGGAGCCGGTCCAGCACCCCGGACTCGCGGGCGCGCCGGATGGCGTCGTTGACGGTCAGCCCGGTCACGCTCACCACGCTCTGCGGCGGCAGCCCGCGCCGGACCCGCTCCTCCACCATGGCGACGGCGGCCCGCCCCTGGTCCGCCCCGAAGGGCCCTTCCCGGAAGACCGGAGGCCGGCGCGTCACCCAGTGGGTCTCCGCCGCCACCTCGGCGATCTCCATCAGATGCTGCGTACCGGAGGCGCCTCCGCCGACGACGACCACCCGCTGTCCGGCGAACTCGGCGGGGCCCGGATAGCCGGCCGTGTGCAGCTGCCGCCCCCGGAACGTCTCCTGCCCCGGGTAGCGCGGCCAGAAGGGCCGGTCCCATGTCCCGGTCGCGTTGATCAGGGCGCGCGTCGCGTACGTGCCCTCGGAGGTCTCGACCAGCAGCCGGCCGCTGTCGCCCTCGCGCACGGCGACGACGTCGACCGGTCGGTGCACGCGCAGCCCGTTGGCACGCTCGTACCGGTCGAAGTAGGCGCCGATGACCTCGGACGAGGGCCGCTCCTCGTCCGCGTCGGTCAGCTCCATGCCCGGCAGCGCGTGCATCCCGTGCACCTTGCCGTACGTCAGCGAAGGCCACCGGAACTGCCAGGCGCCGCCCGGGGCCGGGGCATGGTCGAGGACCACGAAGTCGCGGTCCGGCTCCAGACCGCCGCGCCGCAGGTGGTACGCGGCGGACAGCCCCGCCTGCCCGGCGCCGATCACCACGACGTCCACCGACCGCATCGCCAAATCGTTCACGCTTCTACCAACTCCGACGGTCCCGCGGAACTTCCCGCGCGCCCGTCGCTCAACGGTTCCGGCCCCGGGCCACGGCAGGATGGGGCCCATGCCTTCCGCCTTCACCACCACGGTCCTGCACCTCACGACGGGCTCCACGGAGACCGTCACCGACCTGACATCGGACTGCGAACAGTTCCTCGCCCGCGCGGCTTCCGGCCGCGACGGCCTGCTCAACCTCTTCGTCCCGCACGCCACCGCCGGAATCGCGGTCCTGGAGACCGGCGCGGGCAGCGACGACGACCTCCTCTCCGCCCTCCACACCCTGCTCCCGGCCGACGACCGCTGGCAGCACCGCCACGGCCACCCCGGCCACGGCCGCGACCACGTCGTCCCGGCCCTGATCCCCCCGCACGCGACCCTGCCGGTGATCGCGGGCCGACTGGAACTGGGCACCTGGCAGTCGGTGTGCCTGGTCGACACGAACGTGGACAACGCGGAGCGGCAGGTGCGGCTGAGCTTCCTGGGCTGATCGAGATCGTTCAGCTGGGTCGTACCGCCGATTCTCCGTACCATGCGCGCTCGAACGACTCTCTGCCGCCGCCTCCGTCGGGGCTCACGTCATCGGCTGGGCGGACGACTGGGAGGTCTCCGGGGCCACCGATCCCGTGACCCGCCCCAGCCTGGGCCCGTGGCTCCGTGACGAGAAGGGCCCGTACGACGGTTTGGTCGCCGCAGCCGTGAATACCTGTTGACCACGGTCGCCCTGTGCGGGCAGTGCCATACGCGGCTCTGCACCCAGACGTCACAGGGCGCCCCACCGCGCTGCTCGTGTACGGCGCGGAACAAGGGCCGGCTTCAGGCGCGACACTGTCGGCCCGTACCACGCCGTGTGGTTCCGGGACCGATACGCCGCGTCGGGACGGGAGTTGGCCGCTCTCGAGGCTGAGCCGAGGCACCGTCCAGCCGCTGGGGGCGGTGCGGGACGCGGCGACCAGTCGCGGCTCGGCCAGGGCCGCCGGCGCGGCGGCGAACTCCTCGCCAGACCAGTCCAGTTCGCGGCGCACCTGATCGGGCCGCCGGAGCGGGTCCGCGGCGATGCGGGCGTACAGGTTCTCGCCGTGGCTCCTTCGGACGTCAGGCGTCGCAGCGCACCCCCACAGCACCCCCGTACTCGCGCGCAGCCAATTGAAGCACGCCGGGGGCGTCCCGGCCCCCGATACGGGGCAGCGGGGAAATCCGGCGGGGGTGAAGTTCGGCCAGCGGCCCGCCGTACGCGAAGAATCCTGGCGCCCAACGGGTACCGGCCGTTATTTTCCTGCCGTCCGGCGCCGGGCCGTGTCTTGATTTCGCAGTGTTTCTTCGTCATGGCGGTGAGGACCCCCGGATGACCTGGGGTCTTCACGCTCCCGGACGCCGTACGGGTCGGTGCCCGGCGGCCCGCCTGGCCGGAACCGGCGAGACCCGTGATCGTTTTGCGCGGGGGGCCTGTCCATCTGTCGGACCACGCCTTAACAAGATCTTCCGTCGCGCTTTATCGTCTCCGTGTCCGGTTGCTGCACGGCATTTAGTTGCCATGGGTGCGAGAAGGCGGAAATTGAAGACACATGAGGATGTTCCGGGGGAGTTCCTGGACAGTGGACTTCTCCGACGCGTGTACGGATTCATGCTCGACGCCAGCAGGTGTGACGGGGACGCGCTCGATGTGGAGACGGCGTGTGCACAGCTGGAGGTGCGCGAGGAGCACTTCCGGGAGGCGCTGGCCGACCTGGTCGCCCTCGGCCTGCTGGTGAACCGGCCGGGGCGCGGCTTCGTCGCCGTGTCCCCCGACGAGGCGACCACCCGCGTACTGCTCCCCCTGGAGTCCGAACTGCGCACCCGGCGCGCGCGGGTGGAGGAGGTCAGGCGCCGCCTGGTGTCGTTCTCGCCGGTCTTCGACGCCAGCCTGCTGGCGCGCGAGAACCGGCGCCAGATCGAGACCATCGACAACCTCCCCGACGTGCGGGCCGCGATCGCCGAGCTGTCGGCCAAGGCCGGCCGGGAGATCCTCACGGCCCAGCCGGGCGGCGGCCGTCGCGAGGACGTGCTGGTCGAGGCGGCGCCGCGGGACTACGACACCCTCGACCGGGGCGTGGTGATGCGGATCCTCTACCAGCACACCGCCCGCTCGAGCCGGGGCACCCAGTCCTACGTGGAGCAGGTCACGCGCCGCGGGGCCCAGGTGCGCACGCTGGACGACCAGTTCATGCGGTTCCTGGTGTTCGACCGGGAGTGCGCGGTGTTCGCGAACCCCGCCGACCCCAACGGCGCGGTGGTGGTGCGCAATCCGTTCGTCGTCGCCTTCATGGTGGAGACGTACGAGCGCCTGTGGCTGACCGCGGAGCCCTTCGAGGCCGACGGCGACGCCCAGCCGGAGATCATGGACGACCTCAAGGACGCCATCGTCCGCCTGCTCACGGCGGGGATGACCGACGCGGCCGTGGCCCGCCGCCTGGGGATGTCCGTACGCACCTGCCGGCGCCACGTCGCCGAGATCATGACGTCCCTCGACGCCGAGAGCCGCTTCCAGGCCGGTTACCTGCTCGCTCTGCAGGAACAGCCCAAGTGACCTGCGGTGACGCGCCAGTGCCGCCGCGTCGCCACGGTTCCTTCACACCGCAGCCCGATTGGCTCCCCCTCGTCCGGCTTGCCCCTTTCCTTCTCGTGGACATCAAGTTGCCATGCAGCTTGATGCTCCACCGGTTTTTCACTACTCGGCCCGCGCTCCTGGCACGTTGATGCCAGAACGGTGAGCGGCCCGCAGCGCGGTACGGCGGAATTCGCGAGAACCGGTGACAAGGCGCGGCAACGGACGTAGTGAGGGGCTGGACAGTGCATCGCTTCGGCAAGGTGACTGCTGCGGGAATCGCGATCATCGTGGCCGTCCTGGGCAGTGCGGAGGTTTCCGCCGCAGGGCAGCGGGGAATTCCCGCGACCGCGACCGCCGCTCCGGCCGGCGACACCGGCTGGGGATAATTCCGTGTCGAATTCGATCAATGACCTGTACCGGAGCTTGGCGGAGCACCCCGAACGCCGGATGCGTTTCGTGTCCTTCGCCGGGAAACTCGAAACGAGGAATTTCCCGGAGATTTACAAGGACGTCATGGAACTCATGGACGAGTTGCGGGAATCCGGGTGCCGGGCCGGTGACCTGGTGGGGGTGACGGGCCCCAACTCCTACGAGTGGGTCCTCGCGGACCTGGCCCTGCTCGGCCTCGGCTGCGTCCCGGTGGCCCTGGCGCTGGAGCAGGGCGCCGACGGCCGGGCGCTGGCGGCCCTCGCCGACGCGTACGGCCTCGCGGCGGTCTTCACGACCAGGGCGCCCGCGCCGGACAGAGAACGACCGGCCGGAGAACTGCCGAATGGTGAGCTGCCGGACGGGGAGCTGCCGGACGGCGTCGCGGCGCTCACCGCGCGGCCGTTGAAGCTCGTCCGGCGCGACGTCCCGGCCGGTGCGCGACCGACCCTGCCGGGGGACGCCTTCACCATCGCCTTCTCCTCGGGCACCGCGGGCAGCAAGAAGGGCCTGCTCATGTCCGCAGCGGGGGTGGAGAACACCATGCGCATCTCCGCCGAGGCGTGGCGGCTCACCGCCGACGACGACCTGCTGATCGTGATGCCGTTCTCCAACTTCCAGCAGCGGTACCTGCTGTACACGGCCGTGCGGTACGGCACCGACGTGACGGTGGTCCCCCCGGAGCGGATGCTCCAGAAGCTGCGCGAACTCGCGCCCACGGTCGTCCTCGGGCCGCCGTCCTTCTTCGAGCTGCCCGCCAACCGGGTCGGCTCGGCGGGCCCGCGCGAGCGGCTGCCCTACCTCCTGGCCACGGCCCTGCACGCGCTCGTCCCCGGGCGGGCCGGCCGCCGGCTGCGGGCCCGTCTCGGGCGCCGCTGGACGGGGGTGTACGGGTCGCGGGTGCGGCTGATGCTCACCGGCTCGGCCCCGGTGCCCCCGCGCACGGTGCGGGTGTTCCAGCGCCTGGGCGCACCGCTCTTCGAGGTTTACGGGAGCAGCGAGATCGGCTGGATCGCCTTCAACCTGCCCGGCGGGCACCGGATCGGCAGCGCCGGGCGCCCGGTGGACGGGGTGCGCGTGGACGTCGCGGACGACGGCGAGATCACCGTGCGCACCGGACTGCCCCAGTGCCTGGGGTACGTCTTCGAGGGCGTCGGCACGCAGGACGCGGTCTTCCTCGGCGACGGCCGGATCGTCACCGGGGACCTCGGGGAGTTCGACCGCGCGGGCTTCTTGCGGCTGAAGGGCCGCAAGAAGAACGTGATCATCACGCGCAGCGGGGTGAAGATCAACCCCGAGGAGCTGGAACTCGCCCTGGAGAAGGCATGCCCCGGCGTGCGGGCGATGGTCGCGGCGCCGGACGGCGGCGGACTGCTGAGCTGCGTCGTCTGGGTCGAGGACGTGGCGGACGCGGACCGGGTCGCGCAGGTGGAGGCGTACCTGGAGGAGGCGAACGGGAAGCGGGAGTCCGCGCTCAGGATCGCGCGGACCGTCTTCCGGCCCTCGGCGGAACTGACCGTCGAAGAGGGCCTGTTGACGAGGAATTTCAAGATCGACCGCAATGCGGTCACGCGAAGGGTCTTCGCCGAACGGACCGGAGTGGGACGTTGAACACGAGCCAAGCGAGCGACGAAGAGATGTGCCGGATCATCGCGGGCGCCATCCCGAAGAAGGCGGCCAAGGGCGGGGTGCGCCCCGACATGAGCCTCAGGGGCGACCTGGGAGTCGACTCCCTGGCGCTGATGAGCATCGTCTTCGTCCTGGAGGAGAAGACCGGCATCGACGCCTTCGGCCGGGTCGACGCGTTCGTCGCCGCCGAATCGGTGGCGGACGTCATCGCCATCGTCCGGCGGGGCTGAGGGACGCCATGGACGAGAAGCAGAAGATCATCGACTTCCACACCCACGTGGCCTCCGGGATGTGCTTCCCGAGGTCGTTCAACGACGGCGTGGTGGACAACATGACGGTGGCGCTGACCAGCAAGGGCCTGCCCGTCTCCCGGGACAAGGTCGCGCGCATGCACGCGGGCACGCTGACCGACCCCGACTGCGACGAACTGGTGCGGCAGATGGACGAGGCGGGCATCTCCGAGTCCGTCCTGCTGCTGCCCGACTTCACGTACGCGCTCAGGGACAGCACCCATACCATCGAGCAGCTCATCGACCACCACCGGGCCGTCGTGGAGCGCCACCCCGGCCGCTTCCGGGTCCTGGTGGGCGTGGACCCGCGCTGGGGCGCCGACGGGCTCGCGCTCTTCGAGCGGTCGATCGTGGAGTACGGCTTCGACGGCATGAAGCTGTACCCGCCGTGCGGCTACAAGCTCTCCGACGAAGCCCTCTACCCGTACTACGAGATCTGCGAGCGGTACTCCCTGCCCGTGCTCTCGCACATCGGGGCCACCTCGCCGGTCCTCGACTTCGAGATCGCCCAGCCGATCTACGTGGACCGGGCCGCCAAGGACTTCCCCGGCGTCGACTTCGTCCTGGCGCACGGCAGCGTCCACTACCCGGACGAGGTCGCGATGCTGTGCAACAACCGCCCCAACGTCTACGTGGACGTCAGCGGCTACGAGGCGTTCGGCGCCACGGCCCTGCGCACGCTGTTCGGGCGCGGCATCAACCACAAGGTCCTCTTCGGCACCGACTGGCCGGTCTTCCGGCTCCAGGGGCGCCAGGTGAACCTGGTGGAGAAGCTGGAGAAGGAAGGGGCCTTCCCCGAGTCGATGAGCGACACCGACCGGGACCTCTTCTTCCACGGCAACGCGGCCCGGCTGCTCGCCAAGAACAAGCTGAAGCAGGGCGCGCCGCCCGCCGCGTGAACCGCCGCGGGACCCGCCCCATCCCCCCGTACCCCATTCCGGTCGCAGAAGATCATTTCCGGTTACAGAAGGGCAGCGTCGTGTCTGAAAGCTCGACCGAGACCGAGTTCCTCGGCCTCACCGACGAACAGGTGAAGTTCTTCC from Streptomyces drozdowiczii carries:
- a CDS encoding helix-turn-helix transcriptional regulator; this translates as MLDASRCDGDALDVETACAQLEVREEHFREALADLVALGLLVNRPGRGFVAVSPDEATTRVLLPLESELRTRRARVEEVRRRLVSFSPVFDASLLARENRRQIETIDNLPDVRAAIAELSAKAGREILTAQPGGGRREDVLVEAAPRDYDTLDRGVVMRILYQHTARSSRGTQSYVEQVTRRGAQVRTLDDQFMRFLVFDRECAVFANPADPNGAVVVRNPFVVAFMVETYERLWLTAEPFEADGDAQPEIMDDLKDAIVRLLTAGMTDAAVARRLGMSVRTCRRHVAEIMTSLDAESRFQAGYLLALQEQPK
- a CDS encoding ABC transporter ATP-binding protein, whose translation is MKPDEPMWTPPPKDAAQPPVELRRILRLFRPYRGRLAVVGLLVGASSLVSVASPFLLREILDTALPQGRTGLLTLLALGMVLTAVMNSVFGVLQTLISTTVGQRVMHDLRTAVYTQLQRMPLAFFTRTRTGEVQSRIANDIGGMQATVTSTATSLVSNLTAVIATVVAMLALDWRLTVVSLLLLPVFVWISRRVGRERKKITTQRQKQMAAMAATVTESLSVSGILLGRTMGRSDSLTQSFSEESERLVDLEVRSSMAGRWRMSTIGIVMAAMPAVIYWAAGMALQSGGPAVSIGTLVAFVSLQQGLFRPAVSLLSTGVQMQTSLALFQRIFEYLDLTVDITEPENPVRLEKIRGEVRFENVDFSYDEKSGPTLSGVDVTVPAGAALAVVGPTGSGKSTLSYLVPRLYDVTGGRVTLDGVDVRDLDFDTLARAVGVVSQETYLFHASVAENLRFAKPDATDEEIEAAARAAQIHDHIASLPDGYDTLVGERGYRFSGGEKQRLAIARTILRDPPVLILDEATSALDTRTEHAVQEAIDALSAGRTTITIAHRLSTVRDADQIVVLDGGRTAERGTHEELLRLDGRYAALVRRDTEMAPVAG
- a CDS encoding NAD(P)-binding domain-containing protein; the encoded protein is MRSVDVVVIGAGQAGLSAAYHLRRGGLEPDRDFVVLDHAPAPGGAWQFRWPSLTYGKVHGMHALPGMELTDADEERPSSEVIGAYFDRYERANGLRVHRPVDVVAVREGDSGRLLVETSEGTYATRALINATGTWDRPFWPRYPGQETFRGRQLHTAGYPGPAEFAGQRVVVVGGGASGTQHLMEIAEVAAETHWVTRRPPVFREGPFGADQGRAAVAMVEERVRRGLPPQSVVSVTGLTVNDAIRRARESGVLDRLPMFDRITPSGVAWDDGRHIEADVILWATGFRAAIDHLAPLRLRERGGGIRVEGTRAVRDPRIHLVGYGPSASTIGANRAGRAAVREIIALVRDGVPAGPAKAPALV
- a CDS encoding YjbQ family protein → MPSAFTTTVLHLTTGSTETVTDLTSDCEQFLARAASGRDGLLNLFVPHATAGIAVLETGAGSDDDLLSALHTLLPADDRWQHRHGHPGHGRDHVVPALIPPHATLPVIAGRLELGTWQSVCLVDTNVDNAERQVRLSFLG
- a CDS encoding MarR family winged helix-turn-helix transcriptional regulator, whose translation is MDSPDPDGMLAEQLLRLTRRLQRIQGRQLEPIGITPAQFRLLRTVAHYDGPPRMADLAQRLDVVPRAVTTLVDALEASGRVRRVPDPDSRRVVRIEITDEGIATLRSLRDARRAAAEEILAPLTAGQREVLGGLLTALVDGMPERRC
- a CDS encoding amidohydrolase family protein, producing the protein MDEKQKIIDFHTHVASGMCFPRSFNDGVVDNMTVALTSKGLPVSRDKVARMHAGTLTDPDCDELVRQMDEAGISESVLLLPDFTYALRDSTHTIEQLIDHHRAVVERHPGRFRVLVGVDPRWGADGLALFERSIVEYGFDGMKLYPPCGYKLSDEALYPYYEICERYSLPVLSHIGATSPVLDFEIAQPIYVDRAAKDFPGVDFVLAHGSVHYPDEVAMLCNNRPNVYVDVSGYEAFGATALRTLFGRGINHKVLFGTDWPVFRLQGRQVNLVEKLEKEGAFPESMSDTDRDLFFHGNAARLLAKNKLKQGAPPAA
- a CDS encoding acyl carrier protein, which produces MNTSQASDEEMCRIIAGAIPKKAAKGGVRPDMSLRGDLGVDSLALMSIVFVLEEKTGIDAFGRVDAFVAAESVADVIAIVRRG
- the mltG gene encoding endolytic transglycosylase MltG; the protein is MAHETPDPPPPVTPPRRRTRLTRRGRLTLFIGSLLVLVVAAAVLVPLLTRETKTEETPRTLVIPEGRRAPQVYEAVDQALGVPAGTTAAAAPTSDLPLPAAAKGNPEGYLYPATYPVTSATTPKSLLRYMTDTAGRHFGADHITAGARRNDVTVYQTVTIASIVQAEADTEADMGKVARVIHNRLDRGMPLQMDSTLNYALNRSTLDTTTGDTKLASPYNSYAHKGLPPTPIGNPGEQAMTAAITPTPGPWLYFVTVAPGDTRFTDDYAEQQRNVAEFNRNRGGGG
- a CDS encoding AMP-binding protein — its product is MSNSINDLYRSLAEHPERRMRFVSFAGKLETRNFPEIYKDVMELMDELRESGCRAGDLVGVTGPNSYEWVLADLALLGLGCVPVALALEQGADGRALAALADAYGLAAVFTTRAPAPDRERPAGELPNGELPDGELPDGVAALTARPLKLVRRDVPAGARPTLPGDAFTIAFSSGTAGSKKGLLMSAAGVENTMRISAEAWRLTADDDLLIVMPFSNFQQRYLLYTAVRYGTDVTVVPPERMLQKLRELAPTVVLGPPSFFELPANRVGSAGPRERLPYLLATALHALVPGRAGRRLRARLGRRWTGVYGSRVRLMLTGSAPVPPRTVRVFQRLGAPLFEVYGSSEIGWIAFNLPGGHRIGSAGRPVDGVRVDVADDGEITVRTGLPQCLGYVFEGVGTQDAVFLGDGRIVTGDLGEFDRAGFLRLKGRKKNVIITRSGVKINPEELELALEKACPGVRAMVAAPDGGGLLSCVVWVEDVADADRVAQVEAYLEEANGKRESALRIARTVFRPSAELTVEEGLLTRNFKIDRNAVTRRVFAERTGVGR